In a single window of the Canis lupus dingo isolate Sandy chromosome 18, ASM325472v2, whole genome shotgun sequence genome:
- the LOC125752929 gene encoding ubiquitin-like protein 5 produces the protein MMGAACNYRLGKKVRVKYNTGDTIRGLKLITAHPGTCLNKIILKTWYTILKDHVPPGDYP, from the coding sequence ATGATGGGAGCTGCTTGCAACTACCGTCTAGGGAAGAAGGTCCGTGTTAAGTACAACACTGGTGACACCATCAGAGGCCTTAAGCTAATCACCGCCCATCCTGGCACCTGTTTGAACAAGATCATCCTAAAGACTTGGTACACGATTCTTAAGGACCATGTGCCTCCGGGAGACTATCCATGA